The window CTCCGAAATTACGTACATCTGACAGTTGATCCAGGATCAGGAAAAGAGGGGTCTTCCCTGATTCAATTACTTCAAGGATAAGGTTGTCTAAATCGTGAAACTCAACAGGCGAAGTGTTGGCTATTACCCCCTGGTGATTCTTTTTAGATAGCCGGTTCAGTTTTTCTACGGGGACATAAGAAGCGCTGATCCCTTCTTTGCGGACCAGGTTTTCCAGGTCGTTGATAAGATCACCACGTAATCCTTTTTGAATAAAAATCTTGTCGACTGTCTTGCCGCTATTGATGGCTTCGATAACAGTTCTGATGCCGTAAATCTGGTACTCGTTCTTCATAAGGTGCAAAGGTAGGGAAAAGGAAATTAAATTAATTGATAATGTCGGAAAAGCAAGAAATGTATATGGGAGGATATGTATATAAATAACAAAAGAGCCGGCCGGCTCTTTTGTTTTATTTGGAAATAAAAATCTAATTTATAATTAATTCACATCCCACCAAACAGGAATAGTGATGTCGTCTTCTACAATAGCGTTGTCGTTATATAGCCTTTCAGTAGAAGCGGTTGGGAATCTAACAGGAATTACACTTATATTATTAGCAGCATTTGGATTTACTGTAAGAGCAGGGAATCCGGTCCTTCTATAATCATTGTAAGGTTCAATTGAGGAGAACAGCGCTATATATTTGTGATTCATTATGTCTTCCAGCGTTATTGTTCCGGCCGTCTGAGCAGTTATGAATGTTTCTTTTTCAAGAGTTGTAATACTTGGAATATTGGCATCACTACCTTCAAAATAAGACTTTAGGACTTCCATTTTATCGATAGAAGCTTCCAGGGCTTCTTCTAATGCAGCTTTAGCCTCTGTTTCCATATTTTTTCTCATATATATTTCAGCTTCAATAAATTTGGCTTCAACGTAGGTAGCCAGACCTATAGGAACTGTATTACTGGATATAGCGGGACCAACTTTTGAAGTTGAGGTTGTGTTAATGTCACCAACGGCATTTCCAGAATAATCCCCTGATTGATCCTTTGAAGCAAAGAATGGTAGTCTTGGGTCTGAAATATCTTTCATTAGATCAATAAAGAAACCTCCCATTTTTATATAGTTAGCTCTGTTGTCTTCAAAATCTTTCCATTGGTTTTTACTGTTTCCTCCGGAATTAGGAAAAACTGCATTCATGTCGTCAGCATAGCTTGTTAAGTTAGCACTGGCTAAATAGCCCAGGGCATCATCATAGCCGCTGGCATCACGTAACGAGGCTCTTAAAGCATATCTGGCCTTTAACAGATAGGCAATAGAAATCCATTTGTCAGTATCGCCTTCAAAGATCAGATCATCGGCACCGGGAACAATTGTGTTTACGGCGTTTGGATTAGAGAGTAAACCAATTCCTTCATCTAGCAAAGTTTGGATACCTGCAATAACATTTTCTTGAGAATCATAATTAGGGTTGCTGATTCCGCTGAGTATCTTGCTGGCTTCTGAAAAAGGGATGTCCCCCCATAAATCTGTGGCCACACCGAAGTTAAAAGCCAATAAAATTTTTGCTATTCCATTATAATAATCATAACCTTCTGCAAAGTCGGTAATGATAACTGTACCCGGACTAATGGTGTTTTCATATGTAGTTCCCCATTCGTTTTCTATGGTTTGTTCGGTTATATTATAGTTAGA of the Zhouia spongiae genome contains:
- a CDS encoding SusD/RagB family nutrient-binding outer membrane lipoprotein; translation: MKKILNKYIALLLIALVTVSCSSDLDKYALNPNDPETVTPDLLLTVMEVGTFSVYTGNHTRISSLFTQHIAGTSEGQFGQYSNYNITEQTIENEWGTTYENTISPGTVIITDFAEGYDYYNGIAKILLAFNFGVATDLWGDIPFSEASKILSGISNPNYDSQENVIAGIQTLLDEGIGLLSNPNAVNTIVPGADDLIFEGDTDKWISIAYLLKARYALRASLRDASGYDDALGYLASANLTSYADDMNAVFPNSGGNSKNQWKDFEDNRANYIKMGGFFIDLMKDISDPRLPFFASKDQSGDYSGNAVGDINTTSTSKVGPAISSNTVPIGLATYVEAKFIEAEIYMRKNMETEAKAALEEALEASIDKMEVLKSYFEGSDANIPSITTLEKETFITAQTAGTITLEDIMNHKYIALFSSIEPYNDYRRTGFPALTVNPNAANNISVIPVRFPTASTERLYNDNAIVEDDITIPVWWDVN